From a single Poecilia reticulata strain Guanapo linkage group LG2, Guppy_female_1.0+MT, whole genome shotgun sequence genomic region:
- the LOC103459029 gene encoding protocadherin-8 has protein sequence MTFCKAASVALVLTLFYVFLRTVHCTTTRYFTYEEDAPGTEIGNLSQDLKIDPSDDPDTSFRFMQESNTSVIHMRESDGLLTVADVIDREQLCPRSPRCFIAFNIVAHSREKFQLIHVEIEVKDINDHSPFFPLNETKLEIVENVPLNSRFPLQIALDEDVGDNYIQSYIISSCSHFAVEVRELEDGVKFAELVLVSELDREVEDSYTIQVTASDGGAPPKSGSMTVNIKVLDFNDNSPAFAHSSLKVELEEDSPVGHRVLKVHAFDPDQGINGEVVYAFPDELSSEAAQTFHIDPYSGDVTLKSLVDFEKRKSYELSIRASDQGENSVPSTCTVVIEVVDVNDNAPEIVIKPMTSSSDSVAYITEAAAAESFVALISTSDRDSGSNGYVRVSLLGHEHFALQQAYGETFMIVTTATLDREKIQEYNLTVVAEDLGSPPFKTAKQYTISVTDENDNPPLFSKSVYEVSVLENNIPGSYITTVVARDPDMGKNAKVSYKILDSEIPGGSPVSTYVSVDSISGSLYTLRSFDYETLQQIEVVIQAEDRGSPSLSSTSMIRVRVVDQNDNYPYFTFPVLLNNSADIPLPYTAPAGYLALQVVAEDVDEGVNGELSHQILEGDQKLFTMNKHTGEIALKQWLTAEIGDVLEIKITVSDNGRTPLSSSATIRFVVSDTEPPEDQVVIVLQSSEEEGSSFDGSLIIIIVLSGGCAFLLIAIVAVALTCKLSRGGRRSRGRKREVCQGLFDGRAHSMLTSAEPNIYTGQQGFFHERTSLSLDDSCLYEERSRDSESKIFLPSKHFQPTSVWQGDRYCLQVSGLSNNDQLSVKDSGKGDSDFNDSDSDVSGDGGKKNFSTFQPRLKSTSSSLSRDCQSAYCVIPQRSYRNSRENAYTIGFSPMPVFNNPHSIRKDCGYNTNQPKPRSNMQTFSRSGTLPSYFPQQPHETDAGQAAVHQETPNIVTVATESEVATIF, from the exons ATGACGTTTTGCAAAGCTGCATCTGTGGCGCTTGTCTTGACgcttttttatgtgtttctgcGCACTGTGCACTGCACAACTACAAGGTACTTTACTTATGAAGAAGACGCACCCGGGACGGAAATAGGGAATTTATCCCAAGATTTAAAGATTGATCCGTCTGATGACCCGGACACATCTTTCCGCTTCATGCAGGAGAGCAACACCTCAGTCATTCACATGCGGGAAAGTGACGGACTCCTGACCGTCGCGGATGTGATCGATCGGGAGCAGCTCTGCCCCAGGTCCCCTCGCTGCTTCATCGCCTTCAACATCGTGGCCCACTCCAGGGAGAAGTTTCAGCTCATCCACGTGGAGATCGAGGTGAAGGACATCAACGACCACTCTCCGTTCTTCCCACTCAACGAAACGAAACTGGAGATAGTTGAAAACGTCCCCCTGAACTCCAGGTTCCCGCTCCAGATCGCTCTCGACGAGGATGTGGGTGATAACTACATCCAGAGCTACATCATCTCCTCCTGCAGCCACTTTGCCGTGGAAGTGCGCGAATTGGAGGACGGAGTGAAGTTTGCCGAGCTGGTTCTGGTGAGTGAGCTGGACAGGGAGGTGGAGGACTCTTACACTATACAGGTGACTGCGTCTGACGGAGGAGCACCTCCAAAGTCGGGATCTATGACTGTGAACATCAAAGTGTTGGACTTTAATGACAACAGCCCGGCTTTTGCGCACAGCTCCCTGAAAGTTGAGTTGGAGGAAGACTCCCCGGTAGGTCACCGAGTACTGAAAGTGCACGCCTTCGATCCGGACCAGGGCATCAACGGGGAAGTAGTGTATGCGTTCCCGGATGAGCTGTCATCCGAAGCGGCCCAAACTTTCCACATCGACCCTTACTCCGGGGATGTGACCCTGAAGTCTCTGGTTGATTTCGAGAAAAGGAAGTCATACGAGCTGAGCATCAGAGCCTCGGATCAGGGCGAGAACTCCGTCCCCTCCACCTGCACGGTCGTGATCGAGGTAGTGGACGTGAACGACAACGCTCCGGAGATCGTCATCAAGCCGATGACCTCCAGCAGCGACTCGGTGGCCTACATCACCGAGGCTGCGGCAGCGGAGAGCTTCGTGGCGCTGATCAGCACCTCGGACAGAGACTCGGGCTCCAACGGGTACGTGCGCGTCAGCCTGCTCGGGCACGAGCATTTCGCCCTGCAGCAGGCTTACGGGGAGACGTTCATGATCGTTACCACCGCTACTCTGGACAGAGAGAAGATCCAAGAATACAACTTGACTGTAGTGGCAGAGGACCTGGGGAGTCCCCCGTTTAAGACGGCCAAGCAGTACACAATCAGTGTAACAGATGAGAATGACAACCCCCCTCTTTTCAGTAAGTCTGTGTATGAAGTTTCAGTTCTGGAGAACAACATTCCTGGCTCATACATTACCACCGTTGTTGCTCGAGATCCTGACATGGGAAAGAATGCAAAAGTTTCCTACAAGATCCTAGATTCAGAAATACCTGGGGGATCTCCAGTGTCCACCTATGTTTCTGTAGACTCAATCTCTGGGTCCTTATACACTTTGAGGTCTTTTGATTATGAAACGCTCCAACAGATTGAGGTGGTCATCCAAGCTGAGGACAGAGGCTCCCCTTCTCTGTCCAGCACCTCTATGATCCGGGTCAGAGTCGTGGATCAGAATGACAACTATCCATATTTCACCTTCCCTGTCCTGCTGAATAACTCTGCTGATATCCCTCTTCCCTACACTGCCCCTGCAGGCTACCTTGCCCTCCAGGTAGTAGCAGAAGATGTGGATGAGGGGGTGAATGGCGAGCTGTCCCACCAAATTCTGGAAGGTGACCAAAAGCTGTTTACCATGAACAAACACACCGGAGAGATCGCTTTGAAGCAGTGGCTCACAGCCGAAATAGGGGACGTGttggaaattaaaatcacagtcAGTGACAACGGAAGGACCCCTCTGTCTAGCAGTGCCACTATTAGGTTTGTGGTTTCAGATACAGAACCCCCTGAAGACCAGGTTGTCATTGTCCTACAGTCAAGTGAGGAAGAAGGCTCCTCGTTCGATGGCTCACTAATCATCATCATCGTGCTCAGTGGGGGTTGTGCCTTCCTGCTAATTGCAATTGTGGCCGTCGCCCTCACGTGCAAACTGAGCCGTGGGGGAAGAAGAAGTCGtggcagaaagagagaggtGTGCCAGGGCCTGTTTGACGGCAGGGCCCATTCCATGCTCACCTCTGCAGAACCAAACATTTACACGGGCCAGCAGGGGTTCTTCCACGAGAGGACGTCTTTGTCTCTGGATGATTCCTGCCTCTATGAGGAGAGGAGCAGAGACTCAGAATCGAAG ATCTTCCTGCCCTCCAAGCATTTTCAGCCAACGTCTGTGTGGCAAGGTGACAGATACTGCTTGCAAGTGAG CGGCCTCAGCAACAACGACCAGCTGAGCGTGAAGGACAGCGGTAAAGGGGACAGTGACTTCAATGACAGCGACTCAGATGTCAGTGGAGATGGCGGCAAGAAGAACTTCAGCACCTTCCAACCCAGGCTGAAAa GTACTAGTAGCAGCTTATCTAGAGATTGCCAAAGTGCCTACTGTGTGATACCACAGAGGAGCTACAGGAACTCCAGAGAAAATGCCTACACAATAGGCTTCTCCCCCATGCCTGTTTTCAACAATCCTCACAGCATTAGGAAGGACTGTGGATACAACACAAACCAGCCAAAGCCAAGAAGCAACATGCAGACTTTTTCCAGATCCGGTACTCTTCCTTCCTACTTCCCCCAGCAGCCGCATGAAACTGATGCAGGACAGGCCGCGGTCCACCAGGAGACTCCCAACATTGTAACGGTGGCTACAGAATCTGAAGTTGCAACtatcttttaa